One Drosophila teissieri strain GT53w chromosome X, Prin_Dtei_1.1, whole genome shotgun sequence genomic window, aatcgAGTACATATGTTTAAACATGCCGCGATCTCTTTGTGTGACCGCGCCTGTAGAATTGTGATTCAGGAACCGATGAGGTGGCCTCTTCTTTTCCGGCGTTCCTTCTCCTGTATAGTGcacttcagttcagttcagttcggttcgaTTCGATTCTTTCTTATATTTTCCGCTCCAGGCGCCTTCTTTGTTCCAGTCTATTGCGCCTCAGTAAACTGACGCACACGCAgttgaaatgcatttctttATAGGCAGCCATGTACCTGGAGATATAGCTAAATGCACCGATATGTCTGACCGTGAAGAGTATTTACAGTAACTATTTTCAAGCTGTCGCCGCTTAAGTCtatcatacatatatatgcatatagaaAGTACACTGCGAGttgtctatttttatttactgtATGTGCATTGCAGACATTGTAGGTTGTAGATATGcctacatatattttatttttcactgaTAGCCCTGAAGCTACGTCAGATGCGTTGATAGTAGATTATATTGAAAGCTATCGCTCTCTTTtcaatattgtattttttcgaTTCTGCGCTGCAGAGTTTTCACAGCGTTTGTGGCGACCTTGAACTGcatttgttgtaaattgtttgttttttgtttttgtttttgcatttgtgtatttgtatatttgtatttgtatttgcatttgcatttgatttcatttggtttttctgGTTGCGAAAACTCGTTTAGCCCGAAGGTTTCTCTTGTCTTCGACTGTGATTCTCTTTTGCGGTCGCCCAGCCCCAATAATATAGCCGCGATCATGATCACGATCAcgatcattatcattatccaCATGCGGTGCGGTCTGACCTGTTCTAAGCATTTGAACGATACTCCAGCCCGACTATGACCACTATTGCATTACTCACGGCATCGAAAGGCAATAAAGCCAGAAGATGACAGTTCGCTGGTCCATGAGTCagtatgtttatttataacctCGTATAACCTCCAATAGCAATGTCTTTGAGCCGTCTCCAATTACATTTAACCAAAAGATGGGCCGATCACGGCTATcagtaatttaataataatatagcGGAACTACAATTTCTGATCTAATAGCTTTGTAATTTagaaaatgaatatatattctatttCTTGATCCAATTAGATTCAAACACTTTCTTTACTTAGTGTTTAAATGTTACTAATTTGACCCAATTGTTTGTCTTTCAGATACCAATGCGATCACTCGTGAGTACACAACGATTTTAAGTAACAATAAGTTCCAGAAATGACTTGCAAACTTTTGCTGTAAATTTACCTAAAGCCACAGTTACACTATAATCCCGATTGAACAACCACAACAGACACTATTTCACTAATCCGCCCAAACTCGCACTAATCGTAACCCTTCATCCTCCCCCAATCCATTCCCTATTCAtcaatcaaatcgaatcaaatcCAATCCGAACCGAACCGACCAATCCCACCAATCCAACCAATCCATCCAATTCCATCCGATTTCAACCGTGCGGGCTGTCGTGGGACAAACTGCCTGGAGTGTGGGTGTAATCACCACGAACATGGTTGGGGCCAAGGGCCCACGAACTCGGAGAACTTGCGCGTCGGGGTGCTGTTCCATTTGACCCATGCGCAGGCGAACATGGTGCCAGAGATCAAGCGGCTTAAGTGCAGGATGAGCCTGATTTGCGGCTCCAGTAAGTCTGGAGCGGATTAGCGTGACGCGACCACACACCAGCTAGGCTTTTAATATACTCCGCATTCAGCAACTCATTGAGCCCACATGGGTTCGGTTCAAACTAATGGTGTAATCTCTTCCAGTCAAGTGCATGTTCAAAGAGTCGTTGGCCAAGGAGGAGATCATCGATGTTGTGGTGGAATTTATGCTGGGCGACAATCCTTCCTCCGCACTGGAGAAGCTCCGGCTGGAGGGCAACACGGCCACCGTCTGCGGCAAGGTCTTTAAGAACGGGGAGCCCACCTACAGCTGCCGCGAGTGCGGCGTCGATCCCACCTGCGTGCTTTGCGTCAACTGCTTCAAGCGCTCGGCGCATCGCTTCCACAAATACAAGATGTCCACTTCCGGCGGCGGCGGTTGCTGCGACTGCGGAGACGACGAGGCCTGGAAGAAGGATCACTACTGCGAGCTGCATCTGGTCAGTACCAATTACAGTACACACAGGTGCAAAGCAGCTAATAACATTCATCTGTCCAGGCAAATCGCAAGAATCCGCTGGAGAGCAAGATCCTGACAGACGCGGTACTGGAACGGGTTGAGATCTGCTTCGGGGCAATCCTCGCCTTCTGCGTAAGTTACTTGGAGATCGAGCCAAACGCCAGCCTGCAGTGCCTGGATGGCAACGTGGAAGGCGGCCAAGTGGACGGAGCGCAGTACTGCACGGTGCTCTACAACGACGAGTCGCACACGTTCGACCAGGTCATCCAGACGCTGACCAAGATCGCCAAGTGCCGGCCGAAGGACGCCATGGAAATTGTGGCGGCGATTGATCGCGAGGGCCGAGCGGTGGTCAAATGCGATACATTTGAGGTGGGCCAAGAGACACAACTTCTTCGCAAGAGCATCATTTATTCATAGCGGTATCCTTTTTTCAGGAGTGCAACAAACTAAAGGAATCCATCGAGAATCAGATGATCCTGCCGACCGCCCTGCTGTCGACGGCGCGCAACAACCAGTCCCTGCGGACATCGGTGCTGCACATCGGGGCCGTGGCCTGTCAGCAGTTCGCCCTGCAGCTGCTCGGCTGGTTCCAGGAGTTCCTGGTGCGCCACTATCTCTTCCGGAAAACGTTCTCCGAGCTGGTGCAGCGCAAACAGGAGGCTTTCTGCATCCGTCACATCCTGGAGTACGACGTGAAGCTGTGGAAGACGGCGCGCACCTGCTGGCACCGCCTGCTCATCTCTGGCATGCTCATGGAGTACGACAACAAGATGGTCCTAGCCCAGGAGTTTTCGCGTCGCTACGCCACTATTGTGGAGGACTTCATTAGCGATGACCACGATCACGCCTTTTCGATAGTGTCGCTCAGCGTTCAGCTGTTCACGGTGCCTAGCATAGCCCATCATCTGATCGCTCACGAGGGCATCTTTAACAAGCTGCTGCACACGTTCTACCACGTTGCCATCGAGAAGTTCATCCGTAACAAGACGCTGCACTTTAGCAAGAACATCGCCAGCCTCACCTTCTTCAAGCGGGCTAACTACATCCTCTACGATCTGCGATACCTGCTCAGCCTAAAGCCGGAGGTGATGAGCAACGATCTAAGGAGCGGTTTCCTAGAAGGTAGGCACCGGCAGCTTGTTGACTTTGTAAGCCATTCAAGATAACTGATCCCATTTGTAACACACAGGCTGTCGGGCTTTGATGCGCGTGCTAAACGTAATGCAGGGCATGGAGTCGATAACCAGGCAGACGGGCCAACACATGGACTACGAGCCGGAGTGGGAATGCGCCTTCAACCTCCACATCAAGCTGGCCACGACCATCTCGCAGGTGATTGAGTGGGCGTCCGGCGATGTGAAGCTGCTGCGTAAGCTCTACAAGATGACATTGCGGGCGCTGGTGAGCAACAGTTTTATAGTGGGTGGCGAGAGGACCGTGCAGCCGAAAAAAGTGGCTGGCCATTTAGCAAACTGTCTGGTTTATGATGTAGCAGTGCAGCCGGTGTCCATCCACCTGCCCTTGTCGCGTTTCTACGCCGGAATTTATCTGCACTTGGGTGCCCACGATTTAACCTACGACGAGCTGCAGACGGAAACAGATGCGTTAAGCATTAAGCTGACGCCCAGGGAGATCATCGAACCGGTTTTGTGCACCCAAGCCATGATCGCCCAGGTGGCCGCGGGCATGTGGCGCCGCAATGGGTACACCCTGTTGCACCAACTCTACTTCTACCGAAATGTGCGTTGCCGCGTGGAAATGCTGGACAGGGACATAGCCTGCCTGCAGATAGGCGCCTCCCTTATGGAAAGCAACGAGTTCCTGATCCATGTGTTGAATAAGTTCAACATGATCCCCTGGTTACAGGAAACCTACTGGTCCATGTTGTCCGATAATGATATGAACGATGAAATCATGCGAGAAGCATCAATCTTTGACGAGTTCCTGGAACTACTGATCGTGATCATTGGAGAACGTTGGATGCCTGGCGTTTCGATGGTGACCGAAGAGGATCGCCTGCGCAAGGAGATCATCCAGCTGTTGTGTATCAAATCCTACTCACACTCGGAGTTGAGTCGCGCCTTGCCGGATGGCAATAGCGGTAACAACGACATCATTTTCGAGGATGTCATCAACACGGTGGCCGTGTTCAAGAAGCCCGTCGGTGCCGACAGCAAGGGGGTGTACGAACTAAAGGAGCACTTGCTTGTGGAGTTCAATATGTACTTCTATCACTACACCAAAGAGGACAAGTCCAAGGCCGAGGAACAGCAGCGGGAGCGGCGAAAGGCCAAGAAGCAGCTTGTCTGCTGCCCGCCACCGATGTTGCCGCAACTAACGCCAGCCTTCACGTGAGTTTAAAGGCAACATGTCCGAATCTATATATTCACGCACGGCTCTTTCAGATCCATGGCGAACATCCTGCAGTGCCCTGTGTTCCTCAACATCTGCATGTTGGTTATGAACCGGGCATTGAATGTGCACAGTCGCTCTTTTACCGAATCGCATCTTCAAAAGGTAAATGTATTACATTTTACTGATGTATGAATCttactaatatttaatttcgtaTACTTCCCTACAGGTCCTTCACTTGCTGGGTTTTGCCATTCAGGAGGAGCTTAGCGAGCACTATTCCTTCTTGAGCTTCTACGAGCGTTCCCAACAGTACGGAATTCTGGAGAAGTTGGAAGAACTCGCCCGCTGCCCAAGGGTAAGTCTGATGcctaaaaaattaatttccactagctaatcctttttttttataattaccCGGCCAGTTGGAGGCTCATTACGACTTTGTGCTGTGGACCATCGAGCGCTACAAGCAGCTGCAGGCCAAGCAGGCGCCCAGTGATGGTGGAGCAGGACCTAGTGGCTCTCAGCAAAGCGCCGGGGAGGAACTGCCTCTCAGCTCCGAGGAGCAGGCGCGAGAGGAGAAGGAGAATCGTGCTCGCTTGGCGGCCGAACGTCGGGCCCAGATAATGGCCCAGATGCAGAATGCCCAGAAGTCGTTCATGAACAGCAATGCAGAAATGTTTGCGGCCACCGACAAGGAAACGCGCGAGGAGTCAGCATCCACGGGTGCCATGGATTGGGCGGATATACCGTCCGAGGAGGAACAGGGAGCAGTGGCCCTTAAGCCGAACATAGCCTGCTTGGGACCGAACCGCAAGCTTTATCAGGGCAGCGACGACACCTTCAAATGCATTCTATGCTTCGAGAACTGTGCCATCAGTCGATGCGGCCCGCAATTGGTTAGCTCTGCTTTCGTCCAAACCTCGCGTGTGATTTTCACTACGCCAAATTTGCGTAGTAGTCAGAGTGCACTGCACATGAGTTGCTGCGGCCATGTGATGCACTACAACTGCTGGCTGGAGTACTTCAGCAACGAGGAGTTCAAGGAGCTGCGTCGTCCACACCGCAATCGTGCGGTCCTAGGAAATCAGGCGGCCAACGTGGAGTTCCACTGTCCGTATTGCCGAACCCTAAGTAACACCATACTGCCGGTTACCGAAGCGTTGCCCGCTTTTTCGCCGGCTCCCACATCGACCGATAGCTATTTGCCATTGGACAGTTTCGTGGAGATAATGAGCACACTGGCCATCGAACTGGGTGCCATGAAGGACGACGAAGTGGCACAATTTCCAAGTCTGTCCAACATTCTGCGCATGTCCGGCGTGGTCGGGGGCTTGGCTCAATTCGAGCGGAGCGTGCAGCTAATCAAGAATCCTCCTAGGTTGCATGCCGACTTCAGCGAATTGATGCAATTCCTAACCAAAACGCTGCTAACAAATTTCATGCAGATTCAGAAGTCACATTTTAAAGACCATCCACCCACTGAACCTAATCCCGAATGCCTCGAGTTGGTGTCCATGCTGTGGGACACGTGCAGCTACACGCTGCAGGCGCTGGAGATATATTTATACGTGGTTCAAAAGCCATTGAAGGCCGAGCTGTCCATGCGCCACCAAAGCTGTGCCAGGAACTTGGTGAGGGCTTGCTCATTGCGTCCGTCGTTGCGTTTCGAAGCGGAGTTCTCCGCTAGACTCCTGGACACCGTCTTCAATCAAAATGGCACCAGTGTGCTCGAGTGGGACTGCTTCCGTGTGCTGGTGCCGTTCCAGTTTGGAGTGCTCAATCTGATGGTACCCGAAAAGGGTAAGtgtgaaaaagtttttattgacCAGCTGTAATTAACCAGATTGTTTCGTTATTTTTCAGGTTATAAATCAATCATACCCAGCGGCAGCATGTTCGACTTTTACATCCTGCAGACTATGTTCCTGGCCAATCTAACCAAGGCGGTCCTCTGCTTTGATGTGGATAAGGAAACAGCCGAACGAGCGCCCAATTCTGAACTGACACAATTGGATTACGTGGAGCAGCTACCGTCACGGATTCGGGACAACATGGTGGCCTTTTATCGCCGCTACAATATCCCAGCCAGAGTGCTGCAGAAGAATAAACAGAAGCAGATGGCGGAGGAAGACACGGAAGAGAATCAGAGTCATGAGCAGACAGTGGTGATACCCTGTGAATCGCATCATTTGGCCCTTCTCCTCGAGTACGTGCAGCGTCAGATGAGCTCATTTCTGCGCTGCTCCTGTCTCTTCTATCGCTTTCTTACCGATGTGGAGTTTCCAGACACGTTTCCCACAGATGAGCCGGATCGCTTTGATCTGATGTGCCAGTACTTGGGCCTGGATCCCATGCTGGGCGTCTACTTTGACATGGAGACGGTGTACGCCACCATGATGCACTCGTTTGCCTCGCATCCGCACATTGACCGTGACGTGGAGCAGCGTTGCCAGCCTGAGGCGCGTCGCTCCCTGCAGCTGGAACCGTGCCTGCGCCCGCTGCCGCGCTTGAAGGTACTGTGTGACGACTTCAGCGATTTAATCAACAGCGTATCGGACATCTTCTGTCCGAACAACGAGCGCGAGGCGATGAAGACGCCAACGATGTGCCTGATATGCGGCTCAATTCTGTGTGGTCAATCGTACTGCTGCCAGCCAGAGCTGGACAAGGTCTCGGTGGGCGCGTGCACTCATCACGCACACACTTGTGGCGCCGAGGTGGGCATCTTTCTGCGCATTCGCGACTGTCAGGTTGTGTATCTGGGCCGTGGCAAAGGGTGCTTCATTCCGCCGCCATATTTGGACGAGTACGGCGAGACTGATATGGGTCTGAGGCGCGGTAATCCACTGAGACTCTGCCAGGCGGCTTACAGCAAGATCTTCCTGCAGTGGCTGGGTCATGGACTGCACGAGGAGATCGCCCGGCTGAACGACAACACCAATGTGGCGGCGGCGCAGTGGCATCACATGTAGTCCTCCGCAGGCACCGAGAAGGGAGCAGAGGGCAGGCAGCAAAAAGGAAATGGCGGCAGTCTATGTGATTATTACATACTAACATTAGGAGAGCCTATTTATACGTCTAAGCATTTTACTACTTATCCGTTTTGGAGACGCGCTCACTCATCCAGCGAGCCAACCAAGCAAGCACCCAGCCAGCACCCCCATCCCACACAGTCAACGACACCAGCCACGAACACGCCAGCACCACACAATCCTGTCCAGCGGCCCCCTACCGGCAACTGAAACTattgtttgattttcttcttattaattaatattaattgattacaatattcttattatttttttgagaTAACGTTAGAAAACTTGTTGATAGTTTGAGCGGCCCAGCGCCCTCCTCtagttatatatatgtatgtatatatatgcatatgtatatatatatttatatatatgtatatatatatatgtaaccATATGCTAAAAATGTAACGACTAGGTTAAACTTTTGCCAGCACTTCAAATGTCACTAAAGGAAGTGCAACTAAAGGAAGAGaattacattaaaataatggcaaaaatttgtatgtcccgctctctccctctctctcactcCTGCTCATGCAGCCCCACTCGATGTATATATAGTCCCGAACTTTGAGTGCCGATCCTAACCAGGTTGAGATCCTATTTTTGGCGTTTGTTGAGTTGTATATTTAGTTAGTGTAAAAATATTGATACCGTTTAAGAGTACGTCCGAAAGTCGTAGTCGCTCCCCGCCCCCATCATCCCAATTCCACCACACGCCTCCCCATCCGCCGCCCACCACCTACGCACACAGTGAAGCATACACCTACAGTCGCCCTCTCTTTCAGAGCCCTGCCTTGACACCCATCTCTCTCTAACCCAAGGAACACAATAAAATTAGTCAAACCATGTTTACTTGATCAATATACTTAACACCCTATATGactatatatttacataataacaagcgtatatatatactatagaTACATAACACgcatatttctttttatgtattgtacaacaaaaaacaaaatcgactATGTATGTGAAATtcaacagaaaagaaaactaatgTTCTTGAAAAACATAAATCTTAAGAAAATGgataatgaaacaaaaaacaaaacaagaagcaacagaaataaatgcaaaattttaGTGATATTCAAGTGTCCTTGTGTTTTTAATGGGTGGCTTTCAACAAATCAAGTACGAACATAGCCCAAGTTCCAGTTATGACAGtgattattttcaaataaataaactcaacCTGATAGTTTTATTGTATCGAAATAATCATtagaaaatgaattttattaattaaatggttttaagTGTAAGCAAATATTGCATAAATGCAAAACCAATTGAAAACATAGAGGTACGTACAAAAATGACATTAGGCATTGTATGAAACCTTTAACTAACCTAAAATTTGATGCTCTGTTTGGCTGTGCCTAACTAATAGTTCGccatatctacatacatatgtagataaaCGCTAGATATGTCGGATAACGAGCTATGTTGAAGACAAAGGGCATATTCTTAGTTATACAATTGATTTTCCTTAAGCTTATGTACAATTTGGTATTTGAGTGAACGTTATTTACaaagaaagtgaaaaaaatatatatttttctcgTTGGCTAATTCGAAATATTGGAAAATTCTCGAAATTGTTCGTAAAATAATCGCTAAACGTATATATTCCCTAAGTATTGTGAATAAATTCAGAATATCTACAGAAAAATGCACAAGACGGCGTTAAAATCTATGTTTGGCAGCTGGGAGAGGGCACTTTTACTTGATGATGATCTCCGCCGGCGGCAAGATGTTGTCCCTGTACAAGCAGTACCAGATGCTGGAGTACCAAATGGTTCGGTCCCCCCACTCGCTGCCCGCCAGCACATGCCCAATGAATGGTGCGTCACGCGATCTGTTAGATAGAATGGATGATATTTAACTATTTCATTGCAGTCGCAGATGATGATGACCCACCTCATGATCTGCGCCTGCGTACGCTCCACAAAGGTGATGGCCCAGCTCCAGGGAAAGTCGCGCTTGCGCTCGCAGCCCAGGTACGCCGTGCTGCTCTGCAGAAAGATCTCCCGCACAATGGTCGTTTTGTCATTCTTGTCCTTCTTGGACACCACTATCTTTCCATCCCGCAGCTCGCACTGAAGCGTCTTAAAGGTTTTCGTTCTGGAGTCGGCGAATCGCAGCTCCTTGCCGGGCGTGACGGTGGCCAGATTTTTCACCGCTCTCTGGATCTCGCACAGCATCTCAACTGGACGAACCACCAGGTAGTTGTGCTTGCGATCCTCCTCCGGCCAATAGGACCAGTTCAGAATGACATCGAACACCTTGGTGTCATGGTGAAGCGGACGCTCTAAGCTGTCGTTCAGGATCACCTCGTACAGGGTCAACTGGTGGGTGGGCAGCTGCATCTTGGCGGAGTATTCGCGACACAGCTCGTAAGCGGTCTTTGTGGGCGATATGGTGGCATTCACTTGCGTCTTTTCCTGCATAAAAGAAAGTCATATGGTGTTAATAAAAATcacatattttattgttattataatcCCAcctctgttttgttttcaggATTAGGATTCAGGCTGATCCAGATCTTGATGTCCCCCGACTGCTTCACCGCATCCTTAAGCGTCTCGGCGGCCGCATAATACTTTTGCAGACATGCCAGCATGGCCTGCTCCCGTTTCTATAATGAGCATGATCTCAAATTTCatgatttaattttactttCAGTTAACTCACAATTTCATCGGCACTGCAGGGGAAAAGGTTTTTGTAGAGCACAACTAGATCGCTGAGCACATCCGCCTCCTTTTGCGAGTAGATTAGCTCGTCGCTCTGTGgattaaattacaatttgtaGGTTGAGCAAAGTTTAAAACTTATAACTAAAACTTATATCATATGGAAATTCAATTCCTTTAccttcttggccagcagcgTGGGACCCCAGATCATGGTTAGATTTTGAACACTCATCTTGTTCTTGGACTGCTGCGAACTGATAAAGACCAGATGACCCACAATTCGGCGCAGTGTTTCGCGCTCTATAGCGGATAGTCGAGCAAGTAGCTCCCGGTAGATGGGAATCTTTTCGGTGGCCACCGCCAGCTCCGTGACGAAGACAAAGCTGTCCGTCAGCTTGCCCAGCAATCGTTCGGGTAGATCGCGCATAAAGCGCTTGAGGACATTGGCCACATCGTGCTCATTGTATTCATTTCGGGTGATCTCCACATTGAAGGCGTCCGCACGAAAGGCGCTCATAAGCTTGTGCATGGAGTTCTCTGACCCGGACTTGCGATAGATACCCTCCGACATGGAACCGTGGATGTACACAAAGTTGATGCACTTGTCCACAATGACGGGCACATCGTATCGCGTTAGCTGTTGATCGCCCAGCGAAAAGCCATTGTTGTGGGCCACCTCACGGATGATGTGCCTCCAGATCTTAGTCTCGCGGGCGGAACTCATGATCATGTAGACCGCATACGGCGGGCAGTCAATCATCAGCATGGGACCGCTTTCCACGTGTAGATTGTCGATGGATTCGTCGCTCTCCTTCAGAactgtttaaatatatatgggTTTAATGGGATTTCACGAGGTTTAGTTCAAGGATCACCTCACCTATGCAGCGGGCTTTGCGCAGATCCATCTTCTCCACATTGCCGTTGGCCTCGCTTACGAAGATCAAGCGTCGCTGGCTCTTGCGAAGCACCAACCAGGTGCCGCTCCACTCCGAGGTGATAGAGTTCTGCAGATAAATGGCATAAGAATCCCAGGAATCAAGCTAATAAATGTACTCACCTTAAGATAACACCATCCAGCACGATAGTAGTGGCAAGTGTACTTCACCGGCAGGCTGTTCGTCAAGCTCTCGAGGATCTTTTGCATCCAGACGCCGCGTTCCGACTCCTTGCCCACGCCGTACAGATGCGAGACACGCTGCTGCTTCACATTCCCCGACGAGTTGCTGGTCATAAGAAGATTGGGATTGGAGGACATGGTATCGCCCGCTCCATTTCCGTTCTTCGGCTGTGACGTGGTTATCTCGAAGCAGTAGAAATGGGTAGCCGTGTCCGTGACGCGACTGTTGCTAACGCATTGCAGCGTGGTGATCGTGTCCAGGGGTATCATCTCTCTGGGCGTCTTCATCTCCTGGTCGAGGAACGTCTGGAACTGGCGTTCCCTGAGTATGGCCTTGCGATTCTGCATCTCTTTGAGTATGTCCTCCACGACACCGGATGGAAAACGCACCAGCGGACCCTCGTAGCGGATTAGCAAAGGCGATAAGCTCGGTCTTGGCACCATTTGCAGGGCCACCCGCACGTCGGACTGCCGCTGATTGGCTCCCCTGAAGCTGGCCTTTCGCTTCATGGCGTCCATTTTCAGTTTTACATTGGAGATGGCATTGATGGTCTGCCTGAAGCGAGAGCCGATGGTGGAGCGATTCTCCTGACTGCCGGCGGCATCCTTGCTGCCGCCAATGGCTTCCAGGTATGTGGGTGGGCTGTCGCCCTCAATGGGCGGCGTAGTTTTAGATGCGATGGGTGCTACATCGGAACATGATGCCTTGTCCGGCACAAACCAGTTGGTGCGGTTCCTTGAGGCGCTGGCCAAGTCCACTGGTCCACTGGCCTTATGTGCCGACTCCGGCATTCGGCTGAGATAGGGCTTGGCCCGCTCCTCGTCTCTGATCCGCTCCTGCTCCGAGTCCAGCATGTTCTCCATGCTATCGCTCAGCAGACGGGCATTCTGGTGCACTATCTGCGGCAGCTGGGGCTTAGGCGATGTGGCGGCACTCGTCGTGGGCTCTTCCTCGGAGGTGCACATGCTCACATCGTCCAGCTCCGCCTTCACCGTGCCGTAGGTGTCCTCCTCGAGCAGATgctcgagcagcagcagctcattGCTTTTGTTGGACCTGGCGAGCGTCGAACTCTTGCTGCTGAGCGGGTCGAACTCTTCTATGAGGGCCTGCGGCAGGGGAACCCCGCCCACAGCTCCTTCGGCGGCATCCAACTCCGAGTCCTCGGTGATGCaggccagctgctgctgctccgccaCCTGGCTGGGGGTCAGCACATTGCTGCGACTGCTCCCTGCTGTGGCCATTTCGAAAAGCTTGCCATAGGTTGCCTCCTGATTGGCGTACACCGGTTCGGGCGAGGAGCTggcctcctgctcctcatcctcctcctcgttctcgtcctcACCGTAGAACTCCCACGAATCGCTGCGTTCCGGTTTTGGGGTCTTGGTCTCCGCCTCGGCATTCTTGGCGGAGATCAGCAGCGATTCCTCGCGctctgcggctgctgccgcCCGATTGAGTTCCTCCAGTTGGGCGGAGTCGACGGGCGGACGTCGCAGTTCGATGTGTTCGTAGTTCTTACGACGCTTCTGGCGCACCGGCGGCTGCAGCGCATCCAGGCGGAACTGCTCCGGTTGCTGGGAGAGGCGGGGTGGAGGAAAGGCAGGCATGGGCAGTCGTGGCGACTCCTCGCCATTTGAGGAGCTGCTGCTCAGCTGCCGCTGGTTGCGCAGCTGCACCAATTGGGCAGCCTCCTGTGGGAGATTCCTGGACATC contains:
- the LOC122624826 gene encoding uncharacterized protein LOC122624826 isoform X1 — its product is MEQARPVPAPRRLYPELRPANYENIEIRAPNSTNNNINHNNIKKLNINAENLHGNCAEKKLPSSGQNKLILQENNADSQQPIYGPDANENVQEPVYATPRPAPRQRLPPAEEPEDPEPDPEHEDEVPLRILRAAPQIPPKPLNILPDQRASICSEFSTTSAQTPGRADEEREGSRYASNASLDCSESSHSGKFKSQSPGYVDAVDSTILQSGHPDPNGNHPQAESSSAEQSSGSHDGDDGADGDDNNLLRSLGTTSKLLGEAIGERITFKAKGAKKRLDRNLKSSTEAISTLGADASRSLKHAGKRFGSNFSLGRNKDKAEGGERPEGSGEMDLDRRQTMPNTEVFNTIQFSSPLNRNGGLADLRENEAKLHKKEYLRPDPDEEDDGCYEVPKTQGKPPSYDEALRSRPSPSASPMSRNLPQEAAQLVQLRNQRQLSSSSSNGEESPRLPMPAFPPPRLSQQPEQFRLDALQPPVRQKRRKNYEHIELRRPPVDSAQLEELNRAAAAAEREESLLISAKNAEAETKTPKPERSDSWEFYGEDENEEEDEEQEASSSPEPVYANQEATYGKLFEMATAGSSRSNVLTPSQVAEQQQLACITEDSELDAAEGAVGGVPLPQALIEEFDPLSSKSSTLARSNKSNELLLLEHLLEEDTYGTVKAELDDVSMCTSEEEPTTSAATSPKPQLPQIVHQNARLLSDSMENMLDSEQERIRDEERAKPYLSRMPESAHKASGPVDLASASRNRTNWFVPDKASCSDVAPIASKTTPPIEGDSPPTYLEAIGGSKDAAGSQENRSTIGSRFRQTINAISNVKLKMDAMKRKASFRGANQRQSDVRVALQMVPRPSLSPLLIRYEGPLVRFPSGVVEDILKEMQNRKAILRERQFQTFLDQEMKTPREMIPLDTITTLQCVSNSRVTDTATHFYCFEITTSQPKNGNGAGDTMSSNPNLLMTSNSSGNVKQQRVSHLYGVGKESERGVWMQKILESLTNSLPVKYTCHYYRAGWCYLKNSITSEWSGTWLVLRKSQRRLIFVSEANGNVEKMDLRKARCIVLKESDESIDNLHVESGPMLMIDCPPYAVYMIMSSARETKIWRHIIREVAHNNGFSLGDQQLTRYDVPVIVDKCINFVYIHGSMSEGIYRKSGSENSMHKLMSAFRADAFNVEITRNEYNEHDVANVLKRFMRDLPERLLGKLTDSFVFVTELAVATEKIPIYRELLARLSAIERETLRRIVGHLVFISSQQSKNKMSVQNLTMIWGPTLLAKKSDELIYSQKEADVLSDLVVLYKNLFPCSADEIKREQAMLACLQKYYAAAETLKDAVKQSGDIKIWISLNPNPENKTEEKTQVNATISPTKTAYELCREYSAKMQLPTHQLTLYEVILNDSLERPLHHDTKVFDVILNWSYWPEEDRKHNYLVVRPVEMLCEIQRAVKNLATVTPGKELRFADSRTKTFKTLQCELRDGKIVVSKKDKNDKTTIVREIFLQSSTAYLGCERKRDFPWSWAITFVERTQAQIMRSRDAPFIGHVLAGSEWGDRTIWYSSIWYCLYRDNILPPAEIIIK